The following coding sequences are from one Terrimicrobium sacchariphilum window:
- a CDS encoding ABC transporter permease → MNLWITLETGLREIAAHKFRSFLSMLGIVLGVSSLIATMSLTNGIERGTKAFMQQVGGLELVTVIGKEISAEMIEFANLSPGRTVQDARAILASTPMVTEVSPEINIGALLSSGPISQRMQVSGAWPDYFVVNRHEIAAGRFLTQLDVDRAAHSVVIGDSILKRFWPNLPAEDAVGRILTINQTPFKVVGVLNVYEREQDKRMREIVKARQSQPTSKSQNRWDPFRRKNESVIIPLSTMFFEYKSGQLPEDSLDSIRLDNLSFRVGDLDRFRETLSMVRNALNITHRGVDDFDLQTREEWFQGMEASISATRLSGGLIAAISLVVGGIGITNIMLASITERVREIGIRLAVGARGADIFLQILVESVSVAFIGGIIGIAAGFGLIKLLIAVAPSENVPYVSLDSIVISVVFAIIAGVLSGIYPALRASRLDPISALRYE, encoded by the coding sequence ATGAATCTCTGGATCACTCTCGAGACGGGGCTGAGGGAGATCGCCGCCCACAAGTTTCGCAGCTTTCTTTCCATGCTCGGCATCGTGCTGGGCGTGAGCAGCCTCATTGCCACGATGTCGCTTACCAATGGTATCGAACGCGGCACGAAGGCCTTCATGCAGCAGGTCGGCGGGCTGGAACTCGTCACCGTCATTGGTAAGGAGATCTCCGCAGAGATGATCGAGTTTGCCAATCTCTCCCCGGGTCGCACGGTGCAGGATGCGCGCGCGATCCTGGCATCCACGCCGATGGTTACGGAGGTTTCTCCTGAGATCAATATCGGCGCGCTGCTTTCCTCCGGACCGATCTCCCAACGTATGCAGGTTTCTGGAGCCTGGCCGGATTATTTTGTAGTCAATCGGCACGAGATCGCGGCGGGGCGCTTTCTGACCCAGCTGGATGTCGACCGGGCGGCACACTCCGTCGTGATCGGAGATTCCATCCTGAAACGGTTCTGGCCGAATCTCCCGGCTGAAGATGCCGTGGGACGCATTTTAACCATCAATCAGACCCCCTTCAAAGTTGTCGGAGTGCTGAATGTCTACGAGAGGGAGCAGGACAAGCGCATGAGGGAGATCGTGAAGGCTCGCCAGTCGCAACCGACCTCCAAGTCACAGAACCGCTGGGATCCGTTTCGCCGCAAAAACGAGTCTGTCATCATTCCACTCAGCACGATGTTTTTTGAATACAAGTCCGGCCAGCTTCCCGAGGATTCTCTCGATTCCATTCGCTTGGACAACCTGTCATTTCGCGTTGGCGACTTGGATCGATTCCGCGAGACCTTGAGCATGGTGCGCAATGCCCTCAACATCACCCACCGCGGGGTGGATGACTTCGATCTTCAGACTCGCGAGGAGTGGTTTCAGGGCATGGAGGCGAGTATCTCCGCCACCCGGTTGAGCGGCGGCCTGATCGCGGCCATCAGTCTCGTCGTGGGTGGCATTGGCATTACAAACATCATGCTGGCCAGTATCACGGAACGCGTGCGTGAGATCGGCATCCGTCTTGCCGTGGGAGCGAGGGGGGCGGATATCTTTTTGCAGATCCTGGTCGAGAGCGTTTCGGTTGCATTCATCGGCGGGATCATCGGCATCGCGGCGGGTTTCGGGCTGATCAAGCTCCTGATTGCAGTCGCGCCGAGTGAGAACGTTCCCTATGTGTCCCTGGACTCGATCGTGATCAGCGTGGTGTTTGCGATCATTGCGGGTGTGCTGTCTGGTATTTACCCGGCCCTGCGCGCTTCGCGACTCGACCCGATCAGCGCCCTGAGATACGAATAG
- a CDS encoding gamma carbonic anhydrase family protein — MTFEEQIALYLGREPQIASTAYIAPGAFVAGDVTIGEEASIWPGCSLRGDIAPILIGAHSNVQDGSVVHVADDKPAIIGEWVTIGHQAIVHACEIGDEVLVGMGAVVLDGARVGARSIIGAGAVVTGRMVVPPGSLVLGSPAVIKRQLSAEEQAKVRVWAERYVTVSRAYLSGMAKVARPSTCC, encoded by the coding sequence ATGACCTTTGAGGAACAAATTGCCCTGTATCTCGGGCGGGAACCACAGATCGCATCCACTGCCTACATTGCTCCCGGAGCCTTTGTTGCCGGCGACGTAACGATCGGTGAGGAGGCAAGCATCTGGCCCGGATGTTCCCTGCGTGGCGATATCGCGCCCATCCTGATCGGAGCCCACTCCAATGTGCAGGACGGTTCCGTCGTTCATGTAGCGGATGACAAACCGGCCATCATCGGAGAATGGGTCACCATTGGCCACCAAGCCATTGTCCATGCCTGCGAGATCGGTGACGAGGTGCTTGTCGGCATGGGTGCGGTCGTGCTCGATGGAGCCAGGGTTGGCGCCCGGAGCATCATCGGTGCAGGCGCTGTGGTCACCGGCCGCATGGTGGTACCGCCGGGGTCGCTCGTGCTGGGGTCGCCCGCAGTGATCAAGCGGCAACTCAGCGCGGAAGAGCAGGCCAAGGTGCGCGTGTGGGCGGAACGCTATGTCACCGTGTCGCGGGCTTACCTCTCGGGTATGGCCAAGGTTGCCCGCCCATCGACCTGCTGCTAG
- a CDS encoding tetratricopeptide repeat protein has product MKALRISPLILGITLSLAAVCGLSAQDLRRPPTPADRQQFGSTGWPAARDQLQTALLAAYAPGGSQRPGSTGVTAFKSWLLLWKWADLLSKPEQPFGTKPQESASPSADMRTNADILDPAVVRAWIADEAFGTMLFATLSPDDNATQVLKNLQEIYQANAAKFREYQALALALAVVYDEPLPRYWPHHQVTQSLIPITNQTVAERFAYWTGVNDGKDLLLDIRRLKADQLKFLVDAPIDPAEFAWARKRVRLSRSEMPKAFSMIRYDRDRLMNQQYSWTEGPYKLDEISSKGGICVDQAYFACMVGKARGLPTLYFSGQGVDGGHAWFGYMKLDDKWELDCGRYENQNYATGEALDPQTWTPISDHELQFLAKRFRDTPLYAASQDDILFAELFLASGQNDRALRAADSAVSVCPENPDAWNEKIAVLEKTQASLPVRRTNLEAASKQFTNYRDLRVDYQLALAKVAREQGDAATADALERQAQYQNKNKRSDLSVSIAAGRLSTLVEQKQFDEAFKEYKKQITSLGKTGGGNFFYDIVEPFAMALKGAGDTARAESAVSLARKALRPETGGILDVDMTQLENAVSAKAGN; this is encoded by the coding sequence TTGAAGGCCTTGCGAATCTCTCCTCTTATCCTCGGTATCACGTTATCTCTGGCCGCTGTGTGCGGGCTCAGCGCCCAAGACCTGCGTCGTCCTCCCACCCCGGCGGACCGTCAGCAGTTCGGCTCCACCGGATGGCCCGCCGCCCGGGATCAACTCCAGACCGCCCTGCTCGCCGCCTACGCGCCCGGCGGTTCGCAGCGTCCCGGCAGCACAGGCGTGACAGCCTTCAAGAGCTGGCTGCTCCTCTGGAAATGGGCCGACCTGCTTTCCAAACCCGAGCAACCTTTCGGCACGAAACCTCAGGAAAGCGCGTCTCCATCCGCAGACATGCGAACCAATGCCGATATCCTCGATCCCGCTGTCGTTCGCGCATGGATTGCCGATGAGGCTTTCGGCACGATGCTTTTCGCCACGTTGTCGCCGGACGACAATGCCACCCAGGTCCTGAAAAACCTCCAGGAAATCTATCAGGCCAATGCCGCGAAGTTCCGGGAATATCAGGCTCTCGCCCTGGCGCTGGCCGTGGTCTACGACGAGCCGCTCCCCCGCTACTGGCCGCATCACCAGGTAACACAGTCGCTCATCCCGATCACCAACCAGACCGTGGCCGAGCGCTTCGCCTACTGGACCGGCGTGAATGATGGGAAGGATCTCCTGCTCGACATCCGGCGGCTGAAAGCCGACCAGCTCAAGTTCCTCGTCGACGCGCCAATCGACCCTGCCGAGTTTGCCTGGGCGCGCAAGCGGGTGCGCCTGTCGCGGTCCGAGATGCCGAAGGCCTTTTCCATGATCCGCTACGATCGCGACCGGCTCATGAACCAGCAATATTCCTGGACGGAAGGCCCGTACAAGCTGGACGAGATTTCCTCCAAAGGCGGCATCTGCGTCGACCAGGCCTACTTTGCCTGCATGGTCGGCAAGGCCCGTGGATTGCCTACCCTGTACTTCTCCGGCCAGGGTGTGGACGGTGGTCACGCGTGGTTTGGCTACATGAAGCTCGATGACAAGTGGGAGTTGGACTGTGGGCGCTACGAAAACCAGAACTACGCCACCGGCGAAGCGCTCGACCCGCAAACGTGGACGCCGATCAGCGACCACGAGCTTCAGTTCCTCGCCAAGCGCTTCCGCGATACGCCGCTCTACGCCGCCTCGCAGGACGACATTCTTTTTGCCGAGCTGTTCCTCGCCTCGGGCCAGAATGACCGGGCCTTGCGCGCCGCGGACAGTGCTGTTTCTGTGTGTCCGGAGAATCCGGATGCCTGGAATGAAAAGATCGCGGTGCTGGAAAAGACCCAGGCTTCGCTGCCCGTGCGCCGCACCAACCTGGAAGCGGCGAGCAAGCAATTCACCAACTACCGGGATCTCCGCGTCGACTACCAGCTCGCCCTCGCAAAGGTCGCCCGCGAGCAAGGCGACGCAGCGACCGCCGACGCTCTGGAACGCCAGGCTCAGTACCAGAACAAGAACAAGCGCTCCGACCTGAGCGTGAGCATCGCCGCCGGACGCCTCTCCACGCTGGTCGAGCAAAAGCAGTTCGACGAGGCCTTCAAGGAATACAAGAAACAGATCACCAGCCTGGGCAAAACCGGGGGCGGCAACTTTTTCTACGACATCGTCGAGCCGTTCGCCATGGCCCTCAAGGGAGCGGGTGATACCGCCAGGGCCGAAAGCGCCGTCTCTCTTGCCCGCAAGGCTCTGCGCCCCGAGACCGGCGGCATTCTCGATGTCGACATGACGCAACTCGAGAACGCCGTTTCCGCCAAAGCGGGCAACTAG
- a CDS encoding sugar phosphate isomerase/epimerase family protein, translating into MPRPLTLFTGQWADLPVRELLPLVKSMGYDGVELACWGDHFDVRKALTDPDYIPNHWKLLAENDLTCHAISNHLVGQAVCDLIDDRHRNILPPAVWGDGNPEGVRQRAAEEMIATGKAARAFFDAKPGAKAGELAVVNGFTGSSIWHSIYAFPPTTQAYWDKGFEDFAARWTPILDAFDALNVNFALEVHPTEIAFDIVSAQRAIEAVDGHKRFGFNYDPSHLGYQGVDYVKFIRTFSDRIYHAHMKDVWWGHGDGSVGVFGGHTSFGDARRFWDFRSIGRGDIRFEDVIVALNDIGYHGPLSVEWEDARMDRIHGATEAARAVRALDFPSSARAFDSAFDKAEQ; encoded by the coding sequence ATGCCCCGACCCCTCACGTTGTTTACCGGCCAATGGGCGGACCTCCCGGTTCGCGAACTCCTCCCGCTCGTCAAGTCCATGGGATACGATGGCGTTGAACTCGCCTGCTGGGGCGACCACTTCGATGTCCGCAAGGCCCTCACGGACCCGGACTACATTCCGAATCACTGGAAGCTCCTCGCGGAAAATGATCTGACCTGCCACGCGATCTCCAATCACCTCGTCGGCCAGGCCGTGTGCGATCTCATTGACGACCGCCATCGCAACATCCTGCCGCCTGCCGTCTGGGGCGATGGAAATCCCGAGGGTGTTCGCCAGCGGGCTGCCGAGGAGATGATCGCCACGGGCAAGGCCGCCCGCGCGTTTTTCGATGCCAAGCCGGGCGCGAAGGCCGGGGAACTGGCCGTGGTCAATGGATTCACCGGCTCCTCGATCTGGCACTCCATCTATGCCTTTCCGCCGACGACGCAGGCCTACTGGGACAAGGGGTTTGAGGATTTTGCGGCACGCTGGACGCCTATCCTCGACGCCTTCGACGCGCTGAATGTGAACTTCGCTCTCGAGGTGCATCCGACGGAGATCGCCTTTGATATTGTCTCCGCCCAACGGGCCATTGAGGCCGTCGACGGGCACAAGCGCTTTGGCTTTAACTACGACCCCTCGCATCTCGGCTATCAGGGGGTGGATTATGTGAAGTTCATCCGTACCTTCTCCGACCGCATTTACCACGCCCATATGAAGGACGTCTGGTGGGGCCACGGTGACGGATCAGTCGGCGTCTTCGGCGGGCACACGAGCTTTGGCGATGCACGGCGGTTCTGGGATTTTCGCTCGATCGGGCGCGGCGACATCCGCTTTGAGGATGTGATCGTTGCGCTCAACGACATCGGCTACCACGGCCCGCTCTCCGTGGAGTGGGAGGATGCGCGCATGGACCGCATCCACGGCGCGACCGAGGCGGCTCGCGCTGTCCGCGCCCTGGATTTTCCCTCCAGCGCACGCGCGTTTGATTCGGCCTTCGACAAAGCAGAGCAGTAG
- a CDS encoding malate dehydrogenase encodes MKAPIKVAVTGAAGQIGYSLLPRIASGSVFGPDQPVELRLIEIPNALKPLEGVVMELNDCSFPLLSNIVATADLDEGFSGANWALLVGSVPRKAGMERKDLLGINGKIFISQGAAIAKNAASDVRVVVVGNPCNTNCLIAMNNGRDVPSDRWFAMTRLDENRAKSQLATKAGVHSTAVSNVAIWGNHSSTLYPDFENAKINGKPVTSVITDTQWLENDFIKSVQLRGAAIIEARGLSSAKSAAHGVVDTVRSIIEPTAAGDFHSVALCSDGSYGIEAGLITSFPVRSNGSKLEIVQGLPLSDFSKGKIEATVNELKQEREMVKELIPA; translated from the coding sequence ATGAAAGCTCCCATTAAAGTCGCTGTGACCGGCGCCGCGGGTCAGATCGGATACTCTCTCCTTCCCCGTATTGCTTCCGGTTCCGTTTTCGGCCCGGACCAGCCTGTCGAACTTCGCCTCATCGAAATCCCCAACGCTCTCAAGCCGCTCGAGGGTGTCGTGATGGAACTCAACGACTGCTCGTTCCCGCTTCTTTCCAATATCGTTGCCACGGCTGACCTCGACGAAGGTTTCAGCGGCGCGAACTGGGCTCTCCTCGTCGGCAGCGTGCCGCGCAAGGCCGGTATGGAGCGCAAGGACCTACTCGGCATCAATGGCAAGATCTTCATCTCCCAGGGCGCTGCCATCGCCAAGAACGCGGCTTCCGACGTGCGCGTCGTCGTCGTGGGCAACCCCTGCAACACGAACTGTCTCATCGCCATGAACAATGGCCGCGACGTGCCCAGCGACCGCTGGTTTGCCATGACCCGTCTCGACGAGAACCGCGCCAAGTCGCAGCTCGCCACCAAGGCCGGGGTGCACTCCACCGCCGTTTCCAACGTCGCCATCTGGGGCAACCACTCCAGCACGCTCTATCCGGATTTTGAAAACGCGAAGATCAACGGCAAGCCGGTGACCTCCGTCATCACGGACACCCAGTGGCTCGAGAATGACTTCATCAAGAGCGTCCAGCTCCGTGGTGCGGCCATCATCGAGGCCCGCGGTCTCTCCTCGGCCAAGTCCGCCGCGCATGGCGTGGTCGATACTGTGCGCTCGATCATCGAGCCGACCGCCGCTGGCGATTTCCACAGCGTGGCTCTGTGCTCCGACGGCAGCTATGGCATCGAGGCCGGGCTCATCACCTCGTTCCCGGTTCGCTCCAACGGCTCGAAGCTCGAGATCGTTCAGGGCCTTCCGCTCAGCGATTTCAGCAAGGGCAAGATCGAAGCCACCGTCAACGAGCTCAAGCAGGAGCGCGAGATGGTGAAGGAACTGATCCCCGCCTAA
- a CDS encoding HU family DNA-binding protein: protein MNKVALVEAVQKSLGTSKADAERAVNAVIDGIKLGVKKTKTVQLIGFGTFKVASRKARTGVNPKTGQKIKIKASKTVKFVAGKALKELV, encoded by the coding sequence ATGAACAAAGTTGCACTCGTCGAAGCCGTCCAGAAATCTCTCGGAACCAGCAAAGCAGATGCGGAGCGCGCGGTTAACGCGGTGATCGATGGCATCAAGCTCGGCGTCAAGAAAACGAAGACGGTGCAGCTCATCGGCTTCGGAACCTTCAAGGTCGCCAGCCGCAAAGCCCGCACGGGTGTGAATCCGAAGACCGGCCAGAAGATCAAGATCAAGGCCTCCAAGACGGTCAAGTTCGTCGCAGGCAAGGCTCTCAAGGAGCTCGTCTAA
- a CDS encoding bifunctional nuclease family protein, with amino-acid sequence MSKPVEQIFVRAIIPTSAGVAVFVGNVEKVFVIYVDPSVGSAINMFLNGTAKERPLTHDLMALILASLGAKVDRVVINDLKSGTYFGRLILTAENELQQRKIIELDARPSDCIALACQQKAPIYVSREVWDEVEDMSDVLASMQQQQQEQSGDDEEED; translated from the coding sequence ATGAGCAAGCCGGTGGAACAGATTTTTGTTCGAGCGATCATTCCGACGAGTGCTGGCGTCGCCGTGTTTGTCGGAAATGTCGAGAAGGTCTTCGTCATTTACGTCGACCCGAGTGTCGGCAGCGCGATCAATATGTTCCTCAACGGCACCGCCAAGGAGCGTCCCCTCACCCATGATCTCATGGCACTCATCCTGGCCTCACTCGGGGCAAAGGTCGATCGCGTCGTCATCAATGATCTCAAGAGCGGCACTTACTTCGGACGCCTGATCCTTACTGCGGAGAACGAACTCCAGCAGCGCAAGATCATCGAACTCGATGCCCGGCCCAGCGACTGTATTGCCTTGGCCTGCCAGCAAAAGGCCCCGATCTACGTGAGCCGAGAAGTTTGGGATGAGGTCGAGGATATGTCCGACGTGCTGGCCTCGATGCAGCAGCAACAGCAGGAGCAGTCTGGCGACGACGAAGAAGAGGACTAG
- a CDS encoding Gfo/Idh/MocA family protein, whose protein sequence is MARKLRYGMIGGGRGAFIGAVHRIAAAMDQQAELVAGAFSSDATRSRESGADLNLDPSRVYGSYEEMAAAEKDRPASERLDFVVIVTPNHQHFGPAKLFLESGFNVICDKPVTFDLRQAKELRKVVAKSGKIFVLTHNYTGNVMVKQARELVRSGYLGEIRKVVAEYPQGWLSSFLEKDGQKQAAWRTDPKRSGAAGSLGDIGTHAENLAHYITGLEIESLCADLSTFVKGRLLDDDGSILVRYKGGAKGTLFASQIAIGEENNLNIRVYGSKASLEWHQEHPNQLVVKYPDQPRQVWGRGNGYLSPKLQKFTRIPAGHPEGYLEAFGNIYIEAFRAIRAAVTGKKVPKDVDYPTIDDGVYGMAFIETAVKSSSLGAKWVKFPTL, encoded by the coding sequence ATGGCACGCAAACTTCGATACGGAATGATAGGCGGTGGCCGCGGAGCCTTTATTGGTGCGGTTCACCGCATCGCGGCGGCGATGGACCAGCAGGCGGAACTCGTGGCCGGGGCCTTCTCCTCGGATGCAACGCGCTCGCGGGAATCCGGCGCGGATCTGAACCTCGATCCCTCGCGAGTCTACGGCAGCTATGAGGAAATGGCGGCGGCGGAAAAAGACCGGCCCGCCAGCGAGCGCCTCGATTTCGTCGTCATCGTCACGCCGAACCACCAGCACTTCGGTCCGGCGAAGCTTTTCCTGGAGAGCGGCTTCAACGTGATCTGCGACAAGCCTGTGACCTTTGACCTCAGGCAGGCCAAGGAGCTGCGCAAGGTGGTGGCAAAGAGCGGCAAGATCTTTGTATTGACTCACAACTACACCGGCAATGTCATGGTGAAGCAGGCGCGCGAGCTCGTGCGCTCCGGCTACCTCGGCGAGATCCGCAAGGTGGTGGCCGAGTACCCGCAGGGCTGGCTGAGTTCCTTCCTCGAAAAGGACGGGCAGAAGCAGGCTGCGTGGCGCACGGACCCAAAGCGCAGCGGCGCGGCGGGTTCGCTCGGCGACATCGGCACGCATGCCGAGAATCTCGCCCACTACATCACCGGGCTGGAGATCGAGAGCCTCTGCGCGGACCTTTCCACCTTTGTGAAAGGCCGCCTGCTCGACGACGACGGCAGCATTCTTGTGCGTTACAAGGGCGGCGCGAAGGGCACGCTCTTCGCCTCGCAGATCGCCATCGGCGAGGAGAATAATCTCAACATCCGCGTCTATGGCTCGAAAGCCTCCCTGGAGTGGCATCAGGAGCATCCGAACCAGCTCGTGGTGAAGTACCCCGACCAGCCGCGCCAGGTCTGGGGCCGGGGCAATGGCTACCTCTCGCCGAAGCTCCAGAAATTCACGCGCATTCCCGCCGGGCATCCCGAGGGCTATCTGGAAGCCTTTGGAAACATCTACATCGAGGCCTTCCGCGCCATCCGTGCGGCGGTTACGGGCAAGAAGGTACCGAAGGATGTGGATTACCCGACGATCGACGACGGCGTGTATGGCATGGCCTTCATCGAGACGGCGGTGAAAAGCTCCAGCCTCGGCGCGAAGTGGGTGAAATTTCCCACGCTCTGA
- a CDS encoding vWA domain-containing protein produces the protein MFHLGAPYWLLLLPCVALVAWLLPRAGLWRPLRLSCLVLLVFYLARPEWNMTPPGMDLIVLMDRSSSASEWIEPRREEIERLLEAKRGMDDRLRIVDFAAAPLEREGGRSFESPRGETRMRLVLEYALGLRDPARATRLLMVTDGVSTESLGEMSTRLAAAKVPLDLRMENRSSAGDAGITRVNAPLRVQAGQGMMVEFEAFSFEDQEIPYEVLRDGVRIGTGAVSVRRGRGHGRVALRAEKGGAHRYDVRLIPLQDSRMANNSGSVWIETVSGPGVLLVSPYPDDPVAAALVRGGVAVQVVNDPSRLHAGDLSGSRLVILNNMPANRLPAAFLGALPFFVKEQGGGLLMSGGAQSFGAGGYFESQVDPLLPVSMELREEHRKLAVAMAIVLDRSGSMAVSAGGGATKMDLANEGAARAIELLGAMDAVAVYAVDSEAHEVVPFSMIGRDKAKMAEDVRSIRSAGGGIYVYTGLKAAWEALKTSTAGQRHVILFADAADAEEPGDYRHLLGEMKAQGTTVSVIGLGSSTDSDANFLADVAALGGGRIFFNADPAQLPGLFAQETVAIARSAFLKEPVATVSAGGWSEISPRRMDWLPQVDGYNLSYLRPGASVALISGDEYKAPLVSFWQRGIGRVAAVCFPMAGEYSTAFRDWPAAPDFVQTLARWLLPLDAPQGTSLKVRTEGNDVRIELLTDDSWTERLAKAPPVLIVSDDLSAEPRTVPWEQIEPRKLEARVPLRPGKPLRGVVRAGDLRWGFGPVAPSVDPEWDSASERVDEVRAVSAASGGRVITDLRQAWVRPATEGYASLGNWLLLLVALAFLVDAGWTRWRGL, from the coding sequence ATGTTTCATCTGGGCGCTCCGTATTGGCTGCTTCTGCTGCCTTGCGTCGCTCTCGTTGCCTGGCTGCTGCCCCGGGCGGGGCTATGGCGCCCGTTGCGACTCTCCTGCCTGGTTCTCCTTGTTTTCTATCTGGCCCGACCTGAGTGGAACATGACGCCGCCCGGCATGGACTTGATCGTGCTGATGGATCGATCGTCGTCGGCATCGGAGTGGATCGAACCGCGCCGCGAGGAGATCGAGCGGCTGTTGGAGGCCAAGCGGGGCATGGACGACCGGCTTCGTATCGTGGACTTTGCCGCCGCCCCTCTGGAGCGCGAGGGAGGCAGATCGTTTGAGTCCCCGCGTGGCGAGACTCGCATGAGGCTCGTTCTTGAGTACGCTCTCGGCTTGCGCGATCCGGCGAGGGCTACGCGGTTGCTCATGGTTACCGACGGCGTTTCCACCGAGTCCCTCGGCGAAATGTCGACCAGGCTGGCTGCGGCGAAAGTCCCTCTCGATCTGCGCATGGAAAACCGCTCCTCCGCAGGCGATGCCGGGATCACCCGGGTGAATGCACCTCTGCGAGTGCAGGCAGGTCAGGGGATGATGGTGGAATTTGAGGCGTTTTCCTTTGAGGATCAGGAGATACCTTATGAGGTTCTGCGTGATGGAGTGCGTATCGGAACAGGGGCGGTCTCCGTACGGCGGGGCCGGGGACACGGTCGAGTCGCTCTGCGGGCGGAGAAGGGGGGAGCGCATCGGTACGATGTCCGGTTGATTCCCCTCCAGGACTCGCGCATGGCCAACAACTCAGGTTCCGTTTGGATCGAGACAGTTTCCGGACCGGGCGTTCTGCTCGTGAGTCCTTATCCAGACGATCCCGTGGCGGCGGCTTTGGTTCGGGGTGGTGTGGCGGTCCAGGTCGTCAATGATCCGTCCCGCCTGCATGCGGGGGACTTGTCTGGGTCGCGACTTGTGATCTTGAACAATATGCCCGCCAATCGTCTGCCCGCTGCTTTTCTGGGCGCGCTGCCTTTCTTTGTAAAAGAGCAGGGTGGCGGTTTGCTTATGTCCGGCGGGGCTCAGAGTTTCGGTGCCGGCGGCTACTTTGAGTCCCAGGTGGACCCTTTACTGCCCGTATCCATGGAGTTGCGAGAGGAGCATCGCAAACTGGCGGTGGCGATGGCCATCGTGCTGGATCGTTCCGGGAGCATGGCCGTTTCGGCCGGAGGTGGAGCTACCAAGATGGACCTGGCAAACGAAGGCGCGGCCCGCGCAATCGAACTGCTGGGCGCAATGGACGCCGTGGCCGTCTATGCTGTGGATAGCGAGGCGCATGAGGTGGTGCCCTTCTCCATGATCGGGCGGGATAAGGCGAAGATGGCGGAGGATGTGCGGAGCATCCGCAGCGCCGGCGGAGGGATCTATGTGTATACGGGGTTGAAAGCAGCCTGGGAGGCGCTGAAGACCTCCACCGCGGGCCAGCGCCACGTGATCCTCTTTGCCGATGCGGCCGACGCGGAGGAGCCGGGAGATTATCGGCACCTCCTCGGGGAGATGAAGGCCCAGGGAACGACCGTCAGTGTCATCGGTCTGGGGTCCTCCACTGACAGCGACGCCAATTTCCTCGCCGACGTGGCGGCGCTGGGTGGAGGTCGTATATTCTTTAATGCCGACCCGGCTCAACTCCCTGGCCTGTTTGCGCAGGAAACAGTTGCGATTGCGAGGTCAGCATTTCTCAAGGAGCCGGTAGCGACTGTCAGCGCTGGCGGATGGTCGGAGATTTCTCCTCGCCGCATGGACTGGTTGCCGCAGGTCGACGGCTACAACCTTAGTTATTTGCGCCCAGGGGCGTCTGTTGCGCTGATCTCGGGCGACGAATATAAAGCTCCCTTGGTTTCTTTCTGGCAGCGTGGCATCGGGCGGGTGGCGGCGGTTTGCTTTCCGATGGCGGGAGAATACTCGACGGCATTCCGTGACTGGCCTGCTGCGCCAGACTTTGTGCAAACGCTTGCCCGATGGCTTTTGCCCCTGGACGCCCCGCAGGGGACCAGCCTGAAGGTCAGGACGGAGGGCAACGACGTGCGGATCGAATTGCTTACCGATGATTCCTGGACCGAGCGCCTCGCGAAAGCTCCTCCGGTCCTGATCGTTTCGGACGACTTGTCCGCCGAACCCCGGACCGTTCCCTGGGAGCAAATCGAGCCGCGAAAACTGGAAGCGAGAGTTCCTCTCCGACCTGGGAAGCCCCTGAGGGGCGTTGTACGGGCCGGGGACCTGCGTTGGGGTTTTGGTCCGGTCGCTCCATCGGTCGATCCCGAGTGGGATTCTGCCTCGGAACGCGTGGATGAGGTGCGCGCGGTGAGTGCTGCCAGCGGCGGACGAGTCATCACCGATCTGCGCCAGGCCTGGGTGCGCCCCGCTACGGAAGGCTATGCCTCGCTGGGAAACTGGCTGCTGCTGCTCGTGGCCTTGGCTTTCCTGGTCGATGCCGGGTGGACGCGATGGAGAGGACTCTAG